Proteins encoded within one genomic window of Naumovozyma dairenensis CBS 421 chromosome 6, complete genome:
- the SLP1 gene encoding Slp1p (similar to Saccharomyces cerevisiae SLP1 (YOR154W); ancestral locus Anc_1.77), with protein sequence MLGSSMKTVLIVLSGLVITNCDSHFPSIDKVSTIEPTTISLSSSSESTLGPARHSGVVIHEQTMSYPDSSTSKASSQRRPDITSMEPKDDGAQPGEARPSSGSIQDTYTDNNEPNISIEKERDIFLSFDAYKEAKLHEHDHHSSWKRHQQQQYSSSSKKNIINTSEDSLGDEMEIELGFFLNGNDDDDNDDCETDDEEVDLLDIDEACLNLLNSIDSNIEGEEQDDDDGSTGQKSNSLYKRRYNYASLDCAATIVKTNPEAMGSTSILVENKDSYLLNPCSVKQKFIIIELCEDILVEEIDIANFEFFSSTFKQIRVSVSDRFPVKENNNKDGGGWKILGKFEAINNRELQRFKIENPQIWARYLKIEILSYYDNEFYCPISLVRVHGKTMMDEFKSEQQEQQQNNNQKDNKDALLLLSSANNSCGNIQDKEILSKLITDNLIKSNATTIKKNLTKDDILLQGKCKVKTPIAIQSFDKFLKNHTEKIQESISSNKCPSIPIPEDSFLKNIVKRLSALEDNSTLTLLYIEEQTRLLSQSLDRIKTNHSITLNDILLSNEKYIRANSMIINELQNQIYFQKILLSTMIIAILGLFSYLLLSKEVYVFNENYIEESKEMEMRRHSTHR encoded by the coding sequence ATGTTGGGATCTTCTATGAAAACAGTACTCATAGTATTGTCGGGTTTGGTAATAACAAATTGTGATAGCCACTTCCCGTCTATAGACAAGGTATCAACAATAGAACCTAcaacaatttctttatcttcttcttcagagAGCACATTGGGACCAGCGAGACATAGTGGTGTCGTTATCCATGAGCAAACGATGAGTTATCCAGACAGTAGCACGTCAAAGGCTAGCTCACAACGGCGTCCAGATATTACGTCAATGGAACCAAAAGATGATGGAGCTCAACCAGGTGAAGCCAGACCGTCATCCGGCAGTATACAAGACACGTatactgataataatgagccaaatatatcaatagAAAAAGAACGTGATATTTTCCTATCCTTTGATGCATATAAGGAAGCAAAACTTCATGAACATGACCACCATTCTTCTTGGAAGAgacatcaacaacaacaatattcGTCCTCttcgaaaaaaaatattatcaatactAGTGAGGATAGCCTCGGTgatgaaatggaaattgAACTAGGTTTCTTCTTGAACggtaatgatgatgatgacaaCGATGATTGTGAAACAGACGACGAAGAAGTAGATTTATTAGACATTGACGAAGCCTGTCtcaatttattgaattcaattgattcaaacattgaaggagaagaacaagatgatgatgatggaaGTACGGGACAAAAGAGTAATTCTCTTTATAAGAGAAGATATAATTATGCGTCATTAGATTGTGCAGCAACTATAGTGAAAACAAACCCTGAAGCAATGGGGAGTACGTCCATATTAgtggaaaataaagatagtTATTTATTGAACCCATGTTCTGTGAAGcaaaaattcattattattgaattatgtGAAGATATCCTTGTGGAAGAGATTGATATTGCTAATTTCGAATTCTTCTCATCAACTTTTAAACAAATCAGAGTCTCTGTGAGTGACAGATTCCCAGTGAaagagaataataataaagacGGTGGCGGTTGGAAGATTTTAGGAAAATTTGAAGcaattaataatagagAACTGCAAAgatttaaaattgaaaatccaCAAATTTGGGCGagatatttgaaaattgaaattttatcttattatgataatgaattttattGTCCAATCTCCTTAGTAAGAGTTCATGGGAAAACTATGATGGATGAATTTAAAAGTGAACAACAAgagcaacaacaaaataataatcagaaagataataaagatgCTTTATTGCTTTTATCATCAGCTAATAACTCCTGTGGTaatattcaagataaagaaattttatctaaattaattactgataatttaattaaaagCAATGCTACGACTATTAAAAAGAATTTAACGaaagatgatattttaCTTCAAGGTAAGTGTAAAGTTAAAACTCCAATTGCAATTCAAagttttgataaatttttgaagaatcaTACCGAAAAAATACAAGAGAGTATTTCAAGTAATAAATGTCCCAGTATACCAATACCTGAAGattcatttttgaaaaatatcgTGAAAAGATTAAGTGCTTTAGAAGATAATTCTACACtaactttattatatattgaaGAGCAAACCAGGTTATTATCTCAATCATTAGATAGAATAAAGACAAACCATTCTATTACtttaaatgatatattgttaagcaatgaaaaatatatacgggcaaattcaatgatcataaatgaattacaaaatcaaatatatttccAGAAAATACTATTATCTACAATGATAATTGCCATATTGGGTCTTTTCAGTTATTTACTTTTATCAAAAGAGGTCTACGTCTTCAATGAAAATTACATTGAAGAATCgaaagaaatggaaatgaGAAGACATTCGACTCATCGTTGA
- the COA2 gene encoding Coa2p (similar to Saccharomyces cerevisiae YPL189C-A; ancestral locus Anc_6.192): protein MRAVMRNRVMNNLYLTTFLITFASVAVGTILPCPAHSLDSDTHQNEDKELKNAKEINNNKDHVFVKK, encoded by the coding sequence ATGAGAGCAGTAATGAGAAATAGAGTGATGAATAATCTATATCTAACTACGTTCCTTATAACGTTCGCATCAGTTGCAGTAGGGACGATATTACCATGTCCGGCACACTCGTTAGATTCAGATACTCATCAAAATGAGGacaaagaattgaaaaatgcaAAAGAGATCAATAACAACAAGGACCATGTTTTTGtcaagaaataa
- the NDAI0F02330 gene encoding uncharacterized protein, translated as MLFNNNNSNIIPRSILNNNTIDYSNVPITWEQPNRATFINSALSSATTCVSDTGSLDFSNFINDSTSNPRSPVFSISSSTPFSNYGILRRRNAISIARGAINPYRESITAILPNNVEDDYVSSAKEEAEELGISFIGYFQGVPYYGIL; from the coding sequence ATGctattcaataataataatagtaatatcaTTCCACGTtctattttgaataataacactATTGATTATTCAAACGTGCCCATTACATGGGAACAACCTAATCGAGCCACTTTTATTAATTCTGCACTCTCTAGTGCAACCACCTGTGTGTCTGATACAGGCTCATTAGACTTTTCTAACTTCATTAATGATTCTACTTCCAATCCACGATCTCCAGTCTTTTCTATTTCTAGCAGTACGCCCTTTAGCAATTATGGGAtattaagaagaagaaacgCGATTTCTATTGCTCGTGGTGCAATAAATCCGTATCGTGAATCAATTACTGCCATTTTACCAAATAATGTAGAAGATGACTATGTCTCTTCTGCTAAAGAAGAGGCTGAAGAACTAGGTATATCATTCATTGGATATTTTCAAGGTGTACCTTACTATGGtatactttga
- the NDAI0F02340 gene encoding uncharacterized protein: protein MTLDVNYTNGTNDNIFPRSMMNNTTDYSSVPITWELPNIGEDFIESTPASTTTCVSATSTLVESEITVSSLDTNSSINFISFSPIPSHIYPAFSRNSGRGRRNAISVPHNSFISHQQSIICTIQNDIRGYTSSQASNNNELNEFKIILIGYFQGVPAYDVI, encoded by the coding sequence atgaCTCTCGATGTGAATTATACCAATGGTAccaatgataatattttcccACGTTCTATGATGAATAACACAACGGATTATTCTAGCGTTCCCATTACATGGGAACTACCAAATATTGGAGAAGATTTCATCGAATCAACTCCTGCAAGTACCACCACTTGTGTTTCCGCAACCTCAACACTAGTTGAATCTGAAATTACAGTTAGTTCACTCGATACTAACAGTtctattaattttatttcgTTTTCTCCTATCCCCTCTCACATATACCCTGCTTTTAGTAGAAATAGTGGGAGGGGAAGGAGAAATGCAATTTCTGTTCCTCATAACAGTTTTATTTCCCATCAGCAGTCAATTATATGTACAATACAAAACGATATACGTGGTTACACTTCTTCTCAGgcatctaataataatgaattgaatgaattcaaaataatattaattggGTACTTCCAGGGTGTACCTGCATATGATGTGATATAG
- the RRT14 gene encoding Rrt14p (similar to Saccharomyces cerevisiae YIL127C; ancestral locus Anc_2.234) gives MTAYTNTSQLQATSAVNSLLSSLLPTADKIKLKKSNKNGMKKKSTAKAQLIDHNLKKRLELQQLDVRKIKKREKKLQKSKIKFEKLQNEKFEKLAKLEILKKHQLEKTLTDKEKKYLKNLVNLKLKSLKSFEIVDEDDKNELIELQNFILDKTINNNEYKRSKNRRNKIKNFKENIKSKSTSNTNDVSDHRYAGLTPGLAPVGLSDEEDSSDEEGEEMEDDY, from the coding sequence ATGACGGCATATACTAATACGTCCCAATTACAAGCTACTTCTGCAGTAAATAGTTTGTTATCAAGTTTACTTCCTACAGCAGACAAGATTAAACTTAAgaaaagtaataaaaatggaatgaaaaagaaatcaacTGCCAAGGCACAACTAATAGATCataatttaaagaaaagactCGAGTTACAACAATTAGATGTTCGtaagataaagaaaagagaaaaaaaattacaaaaatctaagattaaatttgaaaaattacaaaatgaaaaatttgaaaaattagcaaaattagaaatattgaaaaaacatCAACTTGAGAAGACTTTAACTgataaggaaaagaaatatttaaaaaatttggtaaatttgaaattgaagagcttgaaatcttttgaaattgttgatgaagatgataagaatgaattaatagaattacaaaattttaTTCTAGATAAGACGATaaacaataatgaatataaaagAAGTAAAAATAGAAGGAATAAAATtaagaatttcaaagaaaatatcaaatcaaaatctaCTTCTAATACTAACGATGTTTCAGACCATAGATATGCTGGCTTGACTCCTGGTTTAGCTCCTGTCGGTTTAAGTGACGAGGAAGATTCAAGCGAcgaagaaggagaagaaatGGAAGACGATTACTAA
- the MET18 gene encoding Met18p (similar to Saccharomyces cerevisiae MET18 (YIL128W); ancestral locus Anc_2.233), whose product MAHDDIKQSVDAAIIMFLANVNVNEQKADQISLQLASYIQNKSIKLLDIILALKDEMTSDEDSKRQNSLHCLSSILSNIPHDLLLRNEISVIFNFYKSKFDDDILMKFTLDAFNSLIAMKYISINEITTLLTTLKESYDPSKFLAATRFIPFEILQTIYIKDFITKHPNLNDLFIETFIHIATGEKDPKNLLISFKLNKLITTNLKNVTNFKNKLFDILFAYFPITFKPPKNDPYKISNSDLKLALRSALSSSSIFASDVFDNLIDKMSASSPIVKNDTLLTMKSCIENYGGQYIIDSWLPIWTSLKFELIHNSEGSTESTMLNPITNESTTISTTTNSIQTNYQIALNIMKIIANELEKYNHEQFLKFFNHIFEELKPNFTYEKDLKQSCSILASIGSANLITFNTVITNTLPLFLQNTSEIPKLKLLLMNLSFFLDSYVNVFGSTTIITTTAQDEPKIITVPDNKLFEYKDEILMILGMALTGNSKLEVTVRTLSIIQFTKMIKMVGYLTEDEISLIVQYITETILTDSNKNIYYACLEGLKVISEFYENVVFEVSLKKMLDLLPNDASEFIHWNNDEIVPIERILKIILDFTTSRHILVQESIIYLCGKLSIVAKIGSSNDYCFLLLSTLYSLFENNVSLINENDAINIKNAVENDLFNIMINDRPIAEDDHNLSLLSNVLFFISLKIPLKTHQDQLNRYNKIFIDDYKILEKPSRLALPYSKILSGLDKNVQISNVDEIFQAIVALLTDETKMKTTFENIGYLELLMILSNKWLSEDKVIEFFKFDNLSITNLEILTWLGKGLVMKNSKYSKKTLENFIALLSNEDVGVFVSKLFEIFVIDINSLQKFKNITYNNNVKLLYKQKFFSDIFQTLVNSYKSTQEMTIKCNYLTALSLILKHTPSNLVEPFIEDLLPLLLQALEMPNAEVRISSLGTLKDSTEKFHQLITDHVDILVPMLLKLVLPDKFNTINVRLLSLQLLELLTTVVPLNYCENFKQTVIDGLLLPLSDKKRIVRKQCIDTRQAYFELGQIPFE is encoded by the coding sequence ATGGCTCATGATGACATTAAACAATCTGTCGATGCCGCTATCATCATGTTCCTGGCTAATGTAAATGTCAATGAGCAAAAGGCCGATCAAATATCATTACAATTGGCTTCTTATATCCAAAATAAATCCATAAAACTTTTAGATATCATATTGGctttaaaagatgaaatgaCATCAGATGAAGATTCAAAAAGACAAAATTCATTACATTGTCTTTCATccatattatcaaatattccaCATGATCTTTTATTAAGAAATGAGATATCAGtcatctttaatttttataaatcaaaatttgatgatgatatattaatgaaattcaCGTTAGATGCGTTTAACTCTTTAATTgcaatgaaatatatttctataaatgaaattacTACTCTATTGACCACTTTAAAGGAATCATATGATCCAAGTAAATTCTTAGCTGCAACAAGATTCATCCCATTCGAAATATTACAAACAATCTATATCAAAGACTTCATCACAAAGCATCCAAACTTGAACGatttattcattgaaaCTTTCATTCACATCGCTACAGGAGAAAAGGATCcgaaaaatttattaatttcatttaaattaaataaattaattacaactaatttgaaaaatgtcacaaatttcaaaaataaattattcgATATCCTTTTCGCTTATTTCCCAATCACTTTTAAACCTCCTAAAAATGATCCGTACAAGATATCAAATTCAGATTTGAAACTAGCCCTAAGATCAgctttatcatcatcttcaatcTTCGCATCAGATGTCTTTGATAACTTAATAGATAAAATGTCTGCATCATCACCAATTGTAAAAAATGATACTTTATTAACAATGAAATCAtgtattgaaaattatggCGGTCAATACATTATAGATTCATGGTTACCCATTTGGACCTCTTTAAAATTCGAATTGATCCATAACAGTGAAGGTAGTACAGAATCTACAATGTTAAACCCTATAACTAATGAATCCACTACCATCTCCACCACCACAAATTCCATACAAACAAATTATCAAATCGcattaaatataatgaaaataatcgcaaatgaattagaaaaatataatcatgaacaattcttgaaattctttaatcatatctttgaagaattaaaacCAAATTTCACGTACGAAAAGGATTTGAAACAAAGTTGTAGTATATTAGCATCCATTGGTTCAGCTAATTTAATCACTTTTAATACTGTCATCACAAATACTTTACCCTTGTTTTTGCAAAATACTTCAGAAATaccaaaattgaaattattattaatgaatttatccTTTTTTTTGGATTCATACGTTAACGTATTCGGCTCCACCACCATCATCACTACCACCGCGCAAGATGAACCAAAAATCATTACTGTCCctgataataaattgtttgaatataaagatgaaattttaaTGATCTTAGGAATGGCTTTAACTGGTAATTCTAAATTAGAAGTCACAGTAAGAACATTATCCATCATTCAATTCACAAAGATGATTAAAATGGTTGGGTATTTGactgaagatgaaatttcattaatcgTTCAATACATTACAGAAACAATCTTAACTGAttctaataaaaatatttattacgCATGTTTGGAAGGTTTAAAAGTTATTAGTGAATTTTATGAAAATGTCGTTTTTGAAgtttcattaaaaaaaatgttggATTTATTACCTAATGATGCAAGTGAATTCATTCATTggaataatgatgaaattgtccccattgaaagaattttgaaaattatattgGATTTCACTACTTCAAGACATATCCTTGTGCAAGAAAGTATCATATATTTATGTGGTAAATTATCTATCGTCGCTAAGATTGGATCTTCAAATGATTattgtttccttttgttATCCACTTTATATTCactttttgaaaataatgtttcattaattaatgagAATGACgctattaatattaaaaatgcTGTAGAAAATGATTTGtttaatataatgattAATGATAGACCAATTGCTGAAGATGATCATAATTTATCTTTACTTTCAAACgttttattctttattagttTGAAAATTCCATTGAAAACTCATCAAGATCAATTGAAtagatataataaaattttcattgatgattataaaattttggaaaaaccATCACGTTTAGCATTACCATAttctaaaatattaagTGGTCTTGATAAAAATGTTCAAATATCAAatgttgatgaaattttccaagCAATCGTCGCATTATTAACCGATGAAActaaaatgaaaacaacttttgaaaatattggtTATTTAGAATTACTAATGAtcttatcaaataaatggTTATCTGAGGATAAagtaattgaatttttcaaattcgaTAATTTATCCATTActaatttagaaattttAACATGGTTAGGTAAAGGATTAGTCatgaaaaattccaaatattcCAAGAAAACTCTTGAAAATTTTATCGCATTATTATCCAACGAAGACGTCGGAGTATttgtttccaaattatttgaaatcttcgtcattgatattaattcattacaaaaatttaaaaatataacatacaataataatgtcaaattattatacaaacaaaaattcTTCAGTGACATTTTCCAAACATTAGTGAATTCTTATAAATCTACCCAAGAAATGACAATTAAATGTAATTATTTAACtgcattatcattaatctTAAAGCATACACCAAGTAATTTAGTGGAACCAttcattgaagatttattaccattattattacaagcATTAGAAATGCCAAATGCAGAAGTTAGAATTTCATCCCTAGGTACATTAAAGGATTCTACAGAAAAATTCCATCAATTAATAACTGATCATGTTGATATCTTGGTACCAatgttattgaaattgGTTTTACCAGATAAATTTAACACCATTAATGTAAGATTACTAAGTTTACAATTGTTGGAATTGTTAACTACTGTGGTTCCATTAAATTATTGTGAAAATTTTAAGCAAACTGTTATAGATGGATTGTTATTACCACTTTCTGATAAGAAACGAATTGTTCGTAAACAGTGTATAGATACAAGACAAgcatattttgaattagGTCAAATTCCATTTGAGTAA
- the FKH2 gene encoding forkhead family transcription factor FKH2 (similar to Saccharomyces cerevisiae FKH1 (YIL131C) and FKH2 (YNL068C); ancestral locus Anc_2.230), whose translation MSNTANNPEYTPEEHQAFVNAVISVLDAPEQQTIVSVECSNQNTIAAEVQAYAKIAGINWTYYVKELNVSIGRNTEPTNPSNNTNELKINIDLGPAKIVSRNHAAISYNIQEGAWQLKIIGRNGAKINYEKIANGSTALIDSGAIIEIGGTQMMFILPDQIPYIHPTCLEYLVPKLYNTFGLDRAANPLLFDTIRRSSFYHEIQLQQQQQQQQQQQQQQQLLLQQQQQQQLLLQQHHHQQQQQTLPPQQHHHQQQQQTLPPQQQQTQQPQQRIKAFKMYGSGNLNYPAGTQFVNNRTPSNSSGIFNPNDTTTSSIYGINNNNNTTSINSSSTGPLSFPHSLDFASDLSRDENRSVKPPHSYATMITQAILSTQEGIISLADIYKFISSNYAYYRFAKPGWQNSIRHNLSLNKAFEKVPRRPNEPGKGMKWRINNEFQMDFLEKWKSGKIGKIKRGSSVARQLQLHLSKFNSLPTQKDYLPIKINHTILNDDEHESSISRVEHDPEQHNSQTTLKEMSNNNTTSNSNKPKLKYENYQSSGMAPDEINKNDDEMNSNELNDENENENENENESESESESDSGGDSDTEKQRGQEHATLQPPPQTKPKIQIQPPLDTMGTKLLTTKSQSFNTSLGSNDPYRNNTEVILKPNVNVNTNNNPPISFTNPSASSSSSSSSSSSSNSDNNNNKPALTNGYLPLTSNNSLKNTTTTTNNINNTPVYDSLLRSPTKSFHVKQMEAYTPERGSTNQQQRQQPNISPEGINDQIITTTTTATTNATTTNAMAVNTDATKSIPTTSYSTMTNTANKIANTEEALGNNINLENNNTNAIANTETDTNPNENIKTTPFSNKPSGNRSSPNVWSLLQFSSVNNTPATSKISNNKVTDLKSEEKKIQDNETTKDISSSPLLKKITVIMKNQTIMQLIIIIIIIIIIIIIIIIIIEI comes from the coding sequence ATGTCGAATACTGCAAATAATCCTGAATATACACCAGAGGAACATCAAGCATTCGTAAACGCCGTTATATCTGTATTGGACGCTCCTGAACAACAAACTATAGTATCCGTTGAATGTTCAAACCAAAATACTATAGCTGCAGAAGTACAAGCTTACGCTAAGATTGCAGGTATAAATTGGACATATTATGTCAAAGAATTAAACGTATCCATAGGTAGAAATACTGAACCAACTAATCCCTCCAATAAtacaaatgaattgaaaattaatatAGATTTAGGTCCAGCAAAAATAGTATCAAGAAATCATGCCGCAATAAGTTATAACATTCAAGAAGGTGCATGgcaattgaaaattatagGAAGAAATGGCGCTAAAATCaattatgaaaaaattgcCAATGGATCCACTGCATTAATTGATTCTGGGGCTATCATAGAAATAGGTGGCACTCAAATGATGTTCATATTACCTGATCAAATACCTTACATTCACCCAACTTGTTTGGAATATTTGGTCCcaaaattatataacaCCTTTGGATTGGATCGTGCAGCgaatccattattattcgaTACCATTAGAAGATCTTCATTTTATCATGAAattcaattacaacaacaacagcaacaacagcaacaacagcaacaacagcaacaattACTtctacaacaacaacaacaacaacaattactcctacaacaacatcatcatcaacaacaacaacaaacacTACCACCACAgcaacatcatcatcaacaacaacaacaaacacTACCACcacagcaacaacaaactCAACAACCACAACAACGTATTAAAGCTTTCAAAATGTATGGAAGCGGTAACCTAAATTACCCAGCTGGTACTCAATTCGTAAATAATAGAACTCCAAGTAATTCATCAGGAATATTTAATCCAAATGATACCACAACATCTTCCATATACggaataaataataataataatactacatccataaattcatcttcaacgGGTCCATTATCTTTCCCTCATTCATTAGATTTCGCATCTGATTTATCTCGTGATGAAAATAGATCTGTTAAACCACCACATTCATACGCAACTATGATCACTCAAGCCATATTATCGACTCAAGAAGGTATAATATCATTAGCTGACATTTATAAATTCATATCTTCCAATTATGCATATTATAGATTCGCTAAACCTGGTTGGCAAAATTCCATTAGACATAACctttcattaaataaagCTTTTGAAAAAGTCCCCAGAAGACCAAATGAACCAGGTAAAGGTATGAAATGGagaattaataatgaatttcaaatggattttttagaaaaatGGAAATCTGGTAAAATtgggaaaataaaaagaggTTCATCTGTCGCTAGacaattacaattacatttatctaaatttaattctttaccAACTCAAAAGGATTATTTACCTATTAAAATTAATCATACCattttgaatgatgatgaacatGAATCATCAATCTCTAGAGTGGAACATGATCCCGAGCAACATAATTCACAAACAAcattgaaagaaatgtCAAACAATAACACTActagtaatagtaataaacCAAAACTAAAGTatgaaaattatcaatcaaGTGGAATGGCCCctgatgaaattaataaaaatgatgacGAAATGAATAGTAATGAACtgaatgatgaaaatgaaaatgaaaatgaaaatgaaaatgaaagtgAAAGTGAAAGTGAAAGCGATAGTGGAGGCGATAGCGATACAGAGAAACAACGAGGACAAGAGCATGCAACTTTACAACCACCACCTCAAACAAAAccaaaaattcaaattcaaccACCTTTGGATACAATGGGAACGAAACTTCTGACAACCAAATCACAATCATTCAATACTAGTTTGGGATCCAATGATCCTTATAGAAATAATACAGAGGTAATATTGAAACCAAATGTAAATGTTAacacaaataataatcctCCTATTTCATTTACCAATccatcagcatcatcatcatcatcatcatcatcatcgtcgtcATCAAATAGcgacaataataataataaaccaGCTTTAACAAATGGCTACTTACCACTTACTTCTAACAATAGTTTAAAAAATACTACCACTAcaactaataatatcaacaataCCCCGGTATATGATTCTTTATTACGATCTCCAACAAAATCATTCCATGTAAAACAAATGGAAGCTTATACTCCAGAACGAGGAAGTAcaaatcaacaacaacgacAACAACCAAATATATCACCGGAGGGAATTAATGATCAAATTATCACCACAACCACCACAGCCACCACGAACGCTACAACTACAAATGCAATGGCGGTAAATACTGATGCCACAAAATCCATTCCTACTACTTCGTATTCTACAATGACAAACACGGCAAACAAAATTGCCAATACTGAAGAAGCATTAGGAAACAATATAAACCTAGAAAATAACAACACCAACGCTATTGCTAATACCGAAACTGATACAAATcctaatgaaaatataaaaacaaCACCATTTTCCAATAAGCCATCAGGAAATCGTAGTTCACCAAATGTTTGGAGCCTTTTACAATTTAGTTCAGTGAATAATACACCTGCCACCTCAAAAattagtaataataaagtgACAGACTTAAAAtcagaagaaaaaaaaatccaagataatgaaacaacaaaagatatatcatcttcaccattattaaaaaagattacagtgataatgaaaaatcagACGATAATGCaactgataataataataataataataataataataataataataataataataataatagaaattTAA
- the RPL16B gene encoding 60S ribosomal protein uL13 (similar to Saccharomyces cerevisiae RPL16A (YIL133C) and RPL16B (YNL069C); ancestral locus Anc_2.228), with protein MSKFEPVFVIDGKGHLVGRLASIVAKQLLEGQKIVIVRAEALNISGEFFRNKLKYHDYLRKATRFNKTRGPFHFRAPSRIFYKAVRGMISHKTARGKAALERLKVFEGVPPPYDKKKRVVVPNALRVLRLKPGRKYTTLGKLSSSVGWKYEDVVSKLEEKRKVRSAEYYAKKRAFNKKVSSANAAASESEAAKQLATFGY; from the exons ATGTCTAAGTTTGAACCAGTCTTTGTTATTGATG GTAAGGGCCACTTAGTAGGTCGTTTAGCTTCCATTGTTGCCAAGCAATTATTGGAAGGTCAAAAGATCGTTATTGTCAGAGCTGAAGCTTTGAACATTTCTGGTGAATTCTTCAGAAACAAGTTAAAGTACCATGACTACTTGAGAAAGGCTACTCGTTTCAACAAGACTCGTGGTCCATTCCATTTCAGAGCTCCATCTAGAATCTTCTACAAGGCTGTCCGTGGTATGATTTCCCACAAGACTGCTCGTGGTAAGGCTGCTTTGGAACGTTTAAAGGTTTTCGAAGGTGTCCCACCTCCATAtgacaagaagaagagagTTGTCGTTCCAAACGCTTTGAGAGTCTTAAGATTGAAGCCAGGTAGAAAATATACTACTTTAGGTAAgttatcttcttctgttGGTTGGAAATACGAAGATGTTGTTTCcaaattggaagaaaagagaaaggTTAGATCAGCTGAATACTACGCTAAAAAGAGAGCTTTTAACAAGAAGGTTTCTTCTGCTAATGCTGCCGCTTCTGAATCTGAAGCTGCTAAGCAATTGGCTACTTTCGGTTACTAA
- the TOM7 gene encoding Tom7p (similar to Saccharomyces cerevisiae TOM7 (YNL070W); ancestral locus Anc_2.226), translated as MQFLPSFILSDESKERITKVLNLTHNLAHYGWIPFVLYLGWANTPNKPNLFNLLSPLPSV; from the coding sequence ATGCAATTCTTACCTTCCTTCATTTTAAGCGACGAATCTAAAGAACGTATTACAAAAGTTCTAAACCTTACTCATAATCTAGCTCATTATGGTTGGATACCATTTGTATTATACTTAGGATGGGCTAACACTCCAAATAAACCAAATCTATTCAATTTGTTATCTCCATTACCAAGTGTTTAA